The following are from one region of the Tachysurus fulvidraco isolate hzauxx_2018 chromosome 15, HZAU_PFXX_2.0, whole genome shotgun sequence genome:
- the clec19a gene encoding C-type lectin domain family 19 member A translates to MLWCGVCLLSLWLSSVWTLPSTSMKITQALPLQLPDSSQPAVCPLFWTEFDGYCYRFFPQNRTWAEADLYCAEFSNGYRSGKLSSVHSWEENVFVYDLVNSRVPGIPTDIWIGLHDRRQEGTMEWTDGSIYEFSYWDGNQPDDGIHRISEEEDCVEIWYRQNSALRSWNDNSCDKAFPFVCKIPMLEH, encoded by the exons ATGCTCTGGTGTGGAGTTTGTCTCCTGTCCCTTTGGCTCAGCAGTGTTTGGACTCTTCCTTCCACCAGCATGAAGATCACTCAGG CTCTGCCTCTACAGCTTCCTGACTCGAGTCAGCCCGCCGTCTGTCCGCTATTCTGGACAGAGTTCGATGGCTACTGCTACCGTTTCTTCCCCCAGAACCGCACATGGGCTGAGGCTGACCTGTACTGCGCCGAGTTCTCCAATGGCTACCGGTCAGGGAAACTGTCCTCCGTACACAG CTGGGAGGAGAACGTCTTTGTGTATGACCTGGTGAACAGCCGTGTCCCGGGAATACCCACGGATATCTGGATCGGACTGCACGACCGCAGACAG gaaggcACCATGGAGTGGACGGATGGATCAATTTACGAGTTCAGCTACTGGGATGGAAACCAACCGGATGACGGAATCCACCGGATCTCTGAGGAGGAGGACTGTGTAGAGATCTGGTACAGACAGAACAGCG CACTCAGGTCCTGGAATGACAACAGCTGTGACAAAGCTTTTccttttgtgtgtaaaatcccCATGCTGGAGCACTAA